In Candidatus Paceibacterota bacterium, a single genomic region encodes these proteins:
- the rplO gene encoding 50S ribosomal protein L15, which yields MTLKVHHLRPAPGAKTVKTRKGRGEASKGKTAGRGGKGTRARNQVRAGFEGGQLPLVMRLPKLRGFKNPAHIEYQAVNVATINALYPKGGDVTVEDLVKKGAARSGLPIKVLGNGDIAVKVSVHAHAFSSSASEKIAAAGGSTKTL from the coding sequence ATGACACTCAAAGTTCATCATCTTCGTCCAGCCCCCGGTGCTAAGACCGTAAAGACTCGCAAGGGTCGCGGAGAAGCATCAAAGGGTAAGACTGCCGGTCGTGGCGGTAAGGGAACTCGTGCCCGTAACCAGGTTCGCGCCGGATTCGAGGGTGGCCAGCTGCCTCTCGTTATGCGTCTTCCAAAGTTACGTGGATTTAAGAACCCTGCACACATTGAGTACCAGGCTGTAAATGTCGCAACCATTAATGCTCTTTATCCAAAGGGCGGCGATGTCACCGTTGAGGACTTGGTCAAGAAGGGCGCTGCTCGCAGTGGCTTACCGATCAAGGTTCTCGGAAATGGCGATATCGCAGTCAAGGTCAGTGTTCACGCTCATGCATTCTCTTCCTCAGCCTCTGAGAAGATTGCAGCGGCGGGAGGATCAACAAAGACGCTATAA
- a CDS encoding adenylate kinase: MRLVLVGPPGAGKGTQAQFLASHYAIPHISTGDIFRANLKEGTPLGIEAKSFMDRGDLVPDSVTNEMVRDRLGKDDVANGFLLDGFPRNVAQAEVLRAILAEKRTPLSAALELSVAISEIILRLSGRRVCRNCGKVWHLEFDKPTDPQKCDTCQGELYQREDDKEEVITRRLEVYQEQTAPIISFYRTEGLLITISASGSVSEITERAISALSRVH, encoded by the coding sequence ATGCGTTTGGTCCTGGTTGGTCCACCAGGTGCTGGCAAAGGAACGCAGGCTCAATTCCTGGCTTCGCACTATGCAATTCCGCACATCTCCACGGGTGACATTTTTCGCGCCAATTTAAAAGAGGGAACCCCGCTGGGAATTGAGGCGAAATCTTTTATGGATCGTGGCGATTTAGTCCCGGACTCAGTAACAAATGAGATGGTCCGTGATCGCTTAGGCAAGGATGACGTCGCCAACGGATTTCTCCTCGATGGTTTTCCGCGAAATGTCGCGCAAGCCGAAGTCCTTCGAGCTATTTTGGCAGAGAAGAGGACGCCGCTCAGCGCTGCGTTGGAACTCTCTGTTGCTATCTCAGAAATCATTCTCCGTCTTTCTGGACGCCGCGTCTGTCGCAACTGTGGCAAGGTCTGGCATCTTGAATTTGATAAACCTACAGATCCGCAGAAGTGCGATACCTGTCAAGGTGAGTTGTACCAACGTGAAGACGACAAAGAAGAGGTAATCACCCGTCGGCTTGAGGTTTACCAAGAGCAAACAGCCCCAATTATTTCTTTTTATCGTACCGAAGGCTTACTCATCACCATCAGTGCATCTGGCTCGGTATCAGAGATCACTGAGCGAGCTATCTCCGCGCTTAGTCGCGTCCACTAG
- the map gene encoding type I methionyl aminopeptidase — MAIQLKTLDQMKVMRRAGLLVGQTLEVVKSSIKIGMRTDALDAIAAANIKRGGGTSNFNGYHGFTGTICVSLNDEIVHGIPGNRIIEDGDIVSIDCGAIVEGWHGDAAFSTIIGTVDPQDQKLLDVCEESMWRGIAAGCVGAHLSDIGHAVEQYINSQGNFGILKEYGGHGIGTEMHQEPHVLNFGKRGFGPELTPGLVLAIEPMITRGTHRTKVLKDDWTVVSADKSHGAHFEHTYALLPDGKPFVLTALDGGKERLGELGIEISELLQ, encoded by the coding sequence GTGGCAATTCAGTTGAAGACTTTGGACCAAATGAAGGTCATGCGCCGCGCAGGGTTGCTTGTTGGGCAGACACTTGAGGTAGTGAAATCATCAATCAAGATCGGAATGCGTACTGACGCACTTGATGCGATTGCTGCCGCGAATATAAAGCGCGGCGGCGGAACCTCCAATTTCAACGGCTACCACGGCTTCACTGGCACTATCTGCGTCTCACTCAATGATGAAATTGTCCATGGAATTCCGGGTAATCGTATTATTGAGGACGGGGATATCGTCTCGATCGATTGTGGGGCAATCGTTGAGGGATGGCATGGGGATGCAGCATTTTCGACAATTATTGGGACAGTGGATCCACAGGATCAAAAATTGTTGGACGTTTGCGAAGAATCGATGTGGCGAGGAATTGCGGCGGGGTGCGTCGGTGCGCACCTTTCGGACATTGGTCATGCGGTCGAGCAGTACATCAATTCGCAAGGTAATTTTGGAATTTTGAAAGAGTATGGTGGGCATGGGATTGGCACGGAGATGCACCAAGAACCACATGTACTTAATTTCGGCAAACGAGGTTTCGGGCCTGAATTAACTCCAGGGCTAGTCCTTGCAATTGAACCAATGATCACTCGCGGCACTCATCGAACCAAGGTTCTGAAAGATGACTGGACTGTGGTCTCGGCAGATAAATCACATGGCGCCCACTTCGAACACACCTATGCGCTCTTGCCTGATGGAAAACCATTCGTGCTGACGGCGCTGGACGGCGGGAAAGAGCGCTTAGGCGAACTAGGGATAGA
- the secY gene encoding preprotein translocase subunit SecY yields the protein MLSAFGKAFRTPDLRKKIFFTLSIMGLFRFGSVVPTPGVSYANVQSCLKQVESGGLFGLINLFSGGALLQLSVFALGIMPYITSSIIIQLLTVVIPRFETLKQEGQSGTAKLTQYTRYLTIGLAILQSTGLVAVARVPGRLISGCDAPIIPDTSWPRIVTMIFVMTAGTSVIMWLGELITDRGVGNGMSILIFTSIAAGFPGNLWSIKLQKGLFAFVFVLAVGVLVVAAVVFVEQAQRRIPVQYAKRMVGRQSYGGTSTYIPIKVNQAGVIPVIFASSLLYIPSLIVNFTNSQAGWAVWISRNFVKGDHPVYILSYAALIIFFTYFYVAITFNPDEVADNMKKYGGFVPGIRAGRPTSEYLQYVLSRITAPGSLYLAFVAIIPILALILFGATQNFPFGGTAILIVVGVGLDTAKQIESQLQQRSYEGFLR from the coding sequence GTGCTATCAGCATTTGGTAAGGCCTTTAGGACTCCAGATCTGCGCAAGAAGATTTTCTTCACCCTCTCGATCATGGGTCTCTTCCGCTTCGGTTCGGTTGTTCCAACCCCGGGCGTTTCGTATGCCAACGTGCAGAGTTGTCTCAAGCAGGTTGAATCCGGCGGCCTCTTTGGTCTCATCAACCTCTTCAGCGGTGGAGCCCTTCTCCAACTCTCTGTTTTCGCTCTCGGCATCATGCCTTACATCACCAGCTCGATCATTATTCAGCTTCTGACCGTTGTCATTCCTCGCTTTGAAACTTTGAAGCAAGAGGGCCAATCAGGAACTGCGAAACTCACCCAGTACACCCGTTATTTGACCATTGGCCTTGCAATCTTGCAGTCAACTGGCCTGGTTGCAGTAGCGCGCGTTCCTGGTCGATTGATTTCTGGATGTGATGCCCCCATCATTCCTGATACTTCATGGCCACGCATCGTCACCATGATCTTCGTTATGACGGCAGGTACTTCGGTAATCATGTGGCTCGGTGAATTGATCACTGACCGCGGAGTCGGTAACGGTATGTCGATCTTGATTTTTACTTCTATCGCGGCTGGTTTCCCCGGAAACTTGTGGAGCATCAAATTGCAGAAGGGCCTCTTCGCATTCGTCTTCGTACTTGCAGTTGGTGTACTTGTAGTGGCAGCAGTTGTCTTCGTTGAACAAGCGCAGAGGCGTATCCCAGTTCAATATGCCAAGCGTATGGTTGGCCGCCAGTCATATGGCGGAACAAGCACCTACATTCCAATTAAGGTCAACCAGGCTGGTGTTATCCCCGTGATTTTCGCTTCCTCGCTTCTCTACATTCCATCCTTGATAGTTAACTTCACAAATAGTCAGGCCGGTTGGGCCGTGTGGATTTCCCGGAACTTCGTCAAGGGTGATCACCCGGTCTACATCCTTTCTTACGCAGCACTGATTATTTTCTTCACCTACTTCTATGTCGCAATTACCTTCAACCCGGATGAGGTTGCTGACAACATGAAGAAATACGGTGGATTCGTACCGGGCATCCGCGCTGGTCGTCCAACTTCTGAATATTTGCAGTACGTACTTTCTCGAATTACCGCCCCTGGCTCTCTCTATCTGGCCTTCGTTGCGATTATTCCGATCCTTGCGCTTATTCTTTTCGGTGCCACCCAGAACTTCCCATTTGGTGGAACCGCGATCTTGATCGTTGTAGGTGTTGGACTTGATACTGCCAAGCAGATCGAAAGTCAGTTACAGCAACGTTCATACGAGGGGTTCTTGCGCTAA